In Cervus canadensis isolate Bull #8, Minnesota chromosome 6, ASM1932006v1, whole genome shotgun sequence, one DNA window encodes the following:
- the LOC122443958 gene encoding ferritin light chain-like — translation MSSQIHQNYSTEVEAAVNRLVNMQLRASYTYLSLGFYFDRDDVALEGVGHFFCELAKEKREGAERLLKLQNQRGGRALFLDVQKPSQDEWGKTQDAMEAALLVEKNLNQALLDLHGLASACGDPHICDFLENHFLDEEVKFIKKMGDHLTNLCRLAGPQAGLGEYLFERLTLKHD, via the coding sequence ATGAGCTCCCAGATTCATCAGAATTATTCTACCGAGGTGGAGGCTGCCGTCAACCGCCTGGTTAACATGCAACTGCGGGCCTCCTACACCTAcctctctctgggcttctatttCGACCGCGACGATGTGGCTCTGGAGGGTGTGGGTCACTTTTTTTGCGAATTGGCCAAGGAGAAGCGCGAGGGTGCAGAGCGTCTCTTGAAACTGCAAAACCAGCGTGGCGGCCGCGCCCTCTTCCTGGACGTGCAGAAGCCATCTCAAGATGAGTGGGGTAAAACCCAGGATGCTATGGAAGCTGCCCTTCTCGTAGAGAAGAACCTGAATCAAGCCCTGTTGGATCTGCATGGCCTGGCTTCTGCCTGCGGAGACCCCCACATCTGTGATTTCCTGGAGAACCACTTCCTAGATGAGGAAGTGAAATTCATCAAGAAGATGGGTGACCACCTGACCAACCTCTGCAGGCTGGCTGGTCCCCAGGCTGGGTTGGGCGAGTATCTCTTCGAGAGGCTCACCCTGAAGCATGACTAG